A single genomic interval of Mucilaginibacter robiniae harbors:
- a CDS encoding LytR/AlgR family response regulator transcription factor: MILNCIAIDDEPPALDLVTRFLERTPFLKLTNSFDNAIEALRYISENPVDLIFLDIQMPDLSGIELARILNGRNMSQSPSIIFTTAFDQFALEGYKLDVIDYLLKPFGYEDFMRAATKALKLAELKIQPVETASKDEEYIYLKVEFQTVKIGCSKITHIEGLKDYAKIHLDTSDKPFLSLITLKALEEKLPKGKFMRIHKSTIIALNKVTSVTKNAVYIEQLMFPVSEQYREDFGKFLAKWQ, encoded by the coding sequence ATGATACTCAACTGCATCGCCATTGATGACGAACCGCCTGCATTGGATCTGGTAACCCGTTTTTTAGAGCGCACGCCATTTTTGAAACTCACAAACAGTTTCGACAACGCTATTGAAGCCTTGCGCTATATCAGCGAAAACCCGGTAGACCTGATATTTCTGGACATCCAGATGCCTGATTTGAGCGGCATAGAACTGGCACGTATCCTGAACGGCAGAAATATGAGCCAGTCGCCATCCATTATTTTCACTACGGCGTTTGATCAATTTGCACTGGAAGGCTACAAGCTGGATGTAATAGACTACCTGCTTAAGCCATTCGGATATGAAGATTTTATGCGTGCAGCTACTAAAGCGTTAAAGCTTGCCGAATTAAAAATTCAACCGGTTGAAACGGCATCAAAGGACGAAGAATATATCTACCTCAAAGTAGAATTTCAAACTGTAAAAATAGGCTGCAGCAAGATCACGCATATTGAAGGACTGAAAGACTATGCGAAAATACACCTCGATACCAGTGATAAGCCATTTTTGTCTCTGATAACGTTAAAGGCTTTAGAGGAGAAGTTACCGAAAGGTAAATTTATGAGGATACATAAATCAACCATTATTGCACTAAATAAGGTAACTTCTGTTACTAAAAATGCCGTTTATATCGAGCAGCTGATGTTTCCGGTTTCGGAACAATACAGGGAAGACTTCGGTAAATTCTTAGCGAAGTGGCAATGA